In Carya illinoinensis cultivar Pawnee chromosome 16, C.illinoinensisPawnee_v1, whole genome shotgun sequence, a single window of DNA contains:
- the LOC122298483 gene encoding F-box protein GID2-like, translated as MKRALMADDAAANIAEGEKMKRIRVDEEEEDGEKGIGFVNLDENLLYEVLKHVDARTLAAASCVSKLWHRTAQDERLWELICTRHWANIGCANQQLRSVVLALGGFRRLHSLYIWPL; from the coding sequence ATGAAGCGTGCACTCATGGCTGACGATGCAGCGGCGAATATTGCGGAAGGCGAAAAGATGAAGAGGATTAGGGTTgacgaagaggaagaagatggggAAAAAGGAATTGGGTTTGTGAATCTGGATGAGAATCTGCTGTACGAGGTGTTGAAACATGTGGACGCGAGGACGCTCGCGGCGGCGTCCTGCGTGAGCAAACTCTGGCACAGGACGGCGCAGGACGAGCGGCTCTGGGAGCTGATCTGCACCAGGCACTGGGCTAACATCGGCTGCGCCAATCAACAGCTCCGATCTGTGGTCCTCGCTCTCGGGGGGTTCCGTCGTCTCCATTCCCTTTACATCTGGCCTCTTTAA